In Equus caballus isolate H_3958 breed thoroughbred chromosome 7, TB-T2T, whole genome shotgun sequence, one DNA window encodes the following:
- the OR55B4 gene encoding olfactory receptor 52K1: MSVWSNGSSNVSYTSFLLVGFPGLQESRTLLVLPFLSLYLVILSANALVIHTVVAQRSLHQPMYLLIALLLAINVCAATTVVPAMLFSFSTHFSRISLPRCLLQMFCIYFLIVFDCNILLVMALDRYVAICYPLRYPEIVTAQLLAGLVGVAAARSTCIVAPVVGLASRVRFCRSDVIHHFACEHMALMKLSCGDISLNKTVGLSVRIFNRVLDMLLLGASYSRIIHAAFRISSGAARSKALNTCGSHLLVIFTVYSSTMSSSIVYRVAHKASQDVHNLLSAFYLLLPCLVNPVIYGARIKEIRQHLAFLFQRAQLQVPTEKPQSLPSHRELPA, encoded by the coding sequence ATGTCAGTGTGGAGCAATGGCAGCTCCAACGTGTCCTACACCAGCTTCCTCCTGGTGGGCTTCCCGGGGCTGCAGGAATCCCGCACCCTCTTGGTGCTGCCCTTCCTCAGCCTCTACCTGGTGATCCTCTCCGCCAATGCCCTGGTCATCCACACGGTGGTGGCCCAGCGGAGCCTGCACCAGCCCATGTACCTGCTCATTGCCCTGCTCCTGGCCATCAATGTCTGTGCCGCCACCACCGTGGTGCCCGCCATGCTGTTCAGCTTCTCCACCCACTTCAGTCGCATTTCCCTGCCTCGCTGTCTGCTCCAGATGTTCTGCATCTACTTCCTCATTGTCTTTGACTGTAACATCCTCCTGGTCATGGCCCTAGACCGCTATGTTGCCATCTGCTACCCTCTTCGCTACCCCGAGATAGTGACAGCCCAGTTgctggctggcctggtgggggtGGCAGCTGCCAGGAGCACTTGCATTGTTGCTCCAGTGGTGGGGCTGGCCTCCCGGGTTCGCTTCTGCCGCTCAGATGTGATCCACCACTTTGCCTGTGAGCACATGGCCCTGATGAAGCTCTCCTGTGGGGACATCTCCCTGAACAAGACTGTGGGTCTCAGTGTCCGCATCTTCAACAGAGTCCTGGACATGCTGCTGCTCGGAGCCTCCTACTCCCGCATCATCCATGCTGCATTTCGAATTTCATCAGGTGCAGCACGTTCCAAGGCCCTGAAcacctgtggctcccacctgCTGGTTATCTTCACTGTCTACTCCTCCACCATGTCCTCATCCATCGTCTACCGCGTGGCCCACAAAGCCTCCCAGGACGTGCACAACCTTCTCAGTGCCTTCTACCTGCTGCTTCCATGTCTGGTCAACCCTGTCATCTATGGGGCCAGGATCAAGGAAATCAGGCAGCACCTGGCATTCCTGTTTCAAAGGGCACAGCTGCAGGTCCCCACTGAGAAgccccagtccctgccctcacataGGGAGCTTCCTGCCTGA
- the OR55B1 gene encoding olfactory receptor 52E8 yields the protein MGEDGNTSTFNISYTNFFQVGFPGLHERRPLLVLPLTFLYVTIISANGLVIHTVVGQRSLHQPMYVLIALLLAVNICAATAVMPKMLEGFVHYANPISLLGCLAQMFFIYFTLLLDYNLLLAMALDRYMAICHPLRYTDLMTSRLLGMLAILALTRSLGVAVPLVVLTSRAQFCRTAVIRHFTCEYIALLSIACGDLTFNNRLGLAMRLVTVTFDLALLGTSYTRIIYVAFRISSGKARAKALHTCGSHLLVILTIYLSGLSTSIVFRVTRTVSQDVQNLLSAIYLLLPGALNPVIYGVRTREIREHVEKILCGNESAQEAREKPKRLQNRRVDGKLPG from the coding sequence ATGGGTGAGGATGGAAATACCAGCACCTTCAACATCTCCTATACCAATTTCTTCCAGGTGGGCTTCCCTGGATTGCATGAGCGGCGGCCCCTCCTGGTCCTGCCTCTTACCTTCCTTTATGTGACCATCATCTCAGCCAATGGTCTGGTCATCCACACGGTGGTGGGTCAGCGGAGCCTGCATCAGCCCATGTATGTGCTCATTGCCCTGCTCCTGGCTGTCAACATTTGTGCTGCCACAGCCGTGATGCCCAAAATGCTGGAGGGCTTTGTGCATTATGCTAACCCCATATCACTGCTTGGCTGCCTGGCCCAGATGTTCTTTATTTACTTCACCCTCCTTCTGGACTACAACCTCCTGCTTGCCATGGCCCTAGACCGCTACATGGCCATCTGCCACCCACTCCGCTACACTGACCTGATGACCTCCcgcctgctgggcatgctggccATTCTTGCCCTGACACGGAGCCTGGGAGTGGCAGTGCCCTTGGTGGTGCTAACCTCACGAGCTCAGTTCTGCCGGACAGCAGTGATTCGACACTTCACCTGTGAGTACATTGCACTGCTGAGCATAGCTTGTGGAGACTTGACCTTCAATAATCGGTTGGGGCTGGCCATGCGGCTGGTCACTGTGACCTTTGATTTAGCCCTGCTGGGGACCTCCTACACCCGCATCATCTATGTTGCTTTCCGGATCTCTTCTGGGAAAGCCCGAGCCAAGGCCTTGCACACGTGTGGCTCCCACTTACTGGTCATCCTCACCATCTACCTCTCCGGCCTCTCCACTTCCATTGTTTTCCGAGTGACCAGGACTGTGTCTCAGGATGTCCAGAACCTGCTCAGTGCCATCTATCTGCTGCTCCCAGGAGCCTTGAATCCTGTCATTTACGGGGTGAGGACCAGGGAGATCCGGGAACACGTAGAAAAGATTCTCTGTGGAAATGAATCAGCCCAGGAGGCTAGGGAGAAGCCAAAGAGGCTGCAGAATAGGCGAGTGGATGGGAAACTGCCAGGGTGA